The DNA segment CCGGCGCGTTTGCCCGCCTACGCGGCGCGTAGATTCTGTCGCTTACGACGGGCCATTGTCTTGTTCTTGATCTGTTCGCGGCGCGTCAGGATCGCGGTGCGCCGCCCATGATATGCATCGGCTGGAGTCACGTTGTCCAGTGACTCGTGGTAGCGGCGGTGGTTGTAGTGCTCGACGAAGCGACCGATCGCACGCTCCAGTTCCCACGGGCTGTAGTAGTTCTCGAG comes from the Candidatus Binatia bacterium genome and includes:
- a CDS encoding integrase core domain-containing protein translates to LENYYSPWELERAIGRFVEHYNHRRYHESLDNVTPADAYHGRRTAILTRREQIKNKTMARRKRQNLRAA